The Lepidochelys kempii isolate rLepKem1 chromosome 5, rLepKem1.hap2, whole genome shotgun sequence genome window below encodes:
- the LOC140911858 gene encoding GPI ethanolamine phosphate transferase 2-like — protein sequence MRLRSGVFAAGCLLVQALGVGLFLRGFFPVPVRSLPWREARGVPPAEPPQPGAGTPPIPGVTSNWTKIPSPLFKKVVIVLIDALRDDFVFGSKGKQFMPYTTELVEKGTCHSFIAEAKPPTVTMPRIKNTA from the exons ATGCGGCTGCGCTCGGGGGTCTTCGCCGCCGGCTGCCTCCTGGTgcaggcgctcggggtggggctGTTCCTCCGGGGCTTCTTCCCGGTGCCCGTGagatccctgccctggagagaggCCCGCGGGGTTCCGCCCGCTGAGCCGCCCCAGCCCGGCGCAGGTACCCCCCCCATCCCGG gAGTGACTTCTAATTGGACCAAGATTCCATCACCTCTCTTCAAAAAAGTGGTCATTGTGTTGATAGATGCTTTGAGAGATGATTTCGTGTTTGGATCAAAGGGTAAACAGTTCATGCCCTACACTACAGAACTTGTTGAAAAAGGAACATGCCACAGTTTcattgctgaagcaaagccacccACTGTCACCATGCCTCGAATTAAG AACACAGCCTGA